The region GCTTGAGGAAGAGGCAAAAGGCCCTGCGTTAAAAATAGCCAAGGATGCGGATGGAAATTGGACAAAGGCGGCAATTGGATTTACCAAAGGTCAGGGTAAAACGGTAGATGATATTTATACTAAGGATGTAAACGGGACAAGTTACATCTTTGTAAAAAAACATATTGAAGGCAGCCGATCCATATCGATGCTGCCGTCATTCAAAGGAATCATTGAGTCCATCAAATTCCCACAAAATATGCATTGGGGAAAGGAATCACTAAAATATGTCCGCCCTATACGCTGGATTGTGGCACTATATGACGAGAAAGTTATCCCTTTTACTATTGCTGATGTCACTACTGGCCGACAAACGCGTGGGCACCGTTTCCTTGGGGATGTGATTGAACTTGGTCATCCCAAAGAGTATGTTGAAAAACTTGCGGAAAACTTTGTTATCGTTGAACCGGATAAACGTGAGAAAATGATTACAGAGGGAATTCGCACACTGGAAAGCCAAAAAGAGATACAAATTCCAATTGCAGCTGATCTGCTTGCGGAGGTGAGGAATCTGGTGGAATATCCTACCGTTTTCATCGGTGAGTTTGACCAATCATTTTTGCAATTGCCATCAGAAGTACTTATTACATCGATGAAGGAACATCAGCGTTATTTCCCAGTAAAGTCAAGGTCGGATGAGTTATTACCTTATTTTGTTGGTGTTAGAAACGGGGATAATCAGGGACTGAAAACCGTCGTAAAGGGAAATGAAAAAGTGTTGAAAGCCCGACTCTCAGACGCACAATTTTTCTATGATGAAGATCAGAAACATTCGATTTCATTCTATTTGCAAAAACTGCAAAAAGTCGTATTTCAAGAGAAATTGGGTACGATTCATGATAAAGTTGAACGTGTTGTCTATTTAACGAAACAAATTGCTGATGTTTTAGGGATAGATGCTTTTCAAAAGCAACGAGCTATCAGAACGGCAGAAATTAGCAAATTTGATTTGGTGACAAATATGGTCGATGAGTTCACTGATTTACAAGGTGTGATGGGGGAAAAGTATGCTATTTTGTTTGGAGAAGATCATACAGTTGCCAAAGCAATTGCCGAGCATTATCAACCTCGTCATGCAGCAGGTGAACTACCGGAAACGACAGAAGGTGCAATTGTTAGTGTTGCTGATAAATTAGATACAATTGTTGGCTGTATTTCTGTTGGTTTGGTACCAACGGGTTCACAGGATCCGTATGGTTTAAGACGTCAGGCAATTGGTATCTTAAAAATTTTGCAGCATGAAAACTGGAAAATCCCCGTGTGGCAGTTGTTGGATATGACACAGCAACTATATCGGACACTGGATATTGAACAAGCCGAAGCTGAATTGGTGAAAAAAGAACTGGATGAATTTTTACGGTTACGGGCGACATATTTGTTAAAAGAAGCGGGAATTGAACCCGATATTATTCAGGCTGTTTTGGCAAATAGATTAGGGATCGTTGGATATACGATTTCCAAAGCACGCATACTTTCGGATAAACGGGGTCAGGAAGTCTTTAAACCTACAGAGGAGGCATTCACCCGTGTTTTGAATATCGCCAAAAAAGCTGATAAAAAAGAGGTGGATGTCGAGTTATTTGAAACACCTTCAGAGGCATTTTTATATAAGAAATATCAAGAAGTTATAACAGCTTACAAGACAGCAAATGAAAGCCTTGAAGCTGAACAAGCTCTGAAGGAATTAAGCAGTTTGACTGACGCCATTCATAATTTCTTTGAGCATAATATGGTGATGGCCAAGGATGAAACAATCCGTGAAAATCGCTTAGCCTTAATCCATTCAATAGCAACCTTGATCAATGATTATGCTGACATGACTAAAATAAGCTGGAAACAACACTTCTAACTAACAGGAAGTTTTCTATTTTCAATGTGGTCTTGTTGCAACGCCAGCCAATAACAGGAATTTTCGCTTTTCTTTTTCCTTTTCACTGTAAATAGTCTATACTATTGAAATAAGAGTATGACACATTGTGGGTGGTGAAAGGGTGGAATTATCGAATCGACAGGAACAGATTATAGAAATTGTCAAAGCGAATGGTCCAATAACGGGAGAGCAAATTGCACAAAGGCTGTCGCTGTCCAGGGCTACATTACGTCCTGACTTGGCTATTCTTACGATGGCAGGTTTTTTGGATGCGAGACCACGTGTTGGCTATTTTTTCACGGGAAAAACCGGTTCGGAACTGTTAACAGAAAAAATGAAAAAATTTAAAGTCCATGAATATCAGTCGATACCGATTGTTGTAAGAGAAAATGCCTCGGTTTATGATGCAATATCAACCATGTTTTTAGAGGATGTTGGTACATTATTTGTGGTGGATAATCAGGCTTGTCTGACAGGTGTCCTATCACGAAAGGATCTGCTTAGAGCGAGCATCGGTAAACAGGATCTAAATGACATACCGGTACACATTATTATGACACGAATGCCTAATATGACCGTATGCAGGAAAGATGATCTCCTGTTAGATGCGGCAAAGCAATTAATAAATAAACAAATAGACGGATTGCCAGTTATAAAAGATGGGGAAGAAGGTCCAGAGGTGATTGGAAGAATTACAAAAACAACGATAACCAAGGCGTTTGTAGAATTAATTACCGATGAACATTTATAAGTCTGGCAAAGAATCATATGAAGTAGAGGTTATCAGGTGCAAGGGAGGGTGATTGATGGGATCGAAACCATTAGTTTACGTTTTATCAGATTCTGTTGGCGAAACAGCAGATCTGGTTATCAAGGCAGGTCTTAGTCAATTTAATAATGGAGAGTATAAAATTCATCGTGTACCCTATGTGGAAGATAAACAGACGATTGACGAAACGCTTGTTTTAGCTAAAGAGCAGCAAGGTATTATTGGTTTTACACTCGTAGATCCTGTACTACGTAATTATTTAAATCAAGAGGCAGGAAAACTTGGTGTAGAAGCGATCGATATTATGGGGCCCATGATGGATGCGATGGAGCGTCTGTTTGGGAAACCGCGGTTGGAACCTGGTTTAGTCCATAAGCTTGATGAAGACTACTTCAAACGGGTTGAAGCGGTTGAGTTTGCGGTTAAATATGACGATGGTCGTGATCCACGCGGGATAGCAAGGGCGGACATCATATTGATTGGCGTATCGCGGACATCAAAAACGCCATTGTCTCAATACCTGGCCCATAAGCGGCTAAAAGTGGCCAATGTTCCAATTGTACCAGAGGTAGAACCGCCGGAGGAATTGTTTGAGGTGGATCCGGACAAATGCATCGGTTTGCGTATTAACCCGGTGAAATTAAATGATATCCGTAAAGAACGGTTAAAGACACTTGGATTAGGTGACCAGGCAACCTATGCCAATATGGGCAGGATTCAGCAGGAATTAGAGTATTTTGACCAGGTTGTCGGTAAAATCGGCTGCCGGGTTATAGATGTATCCAATAAAGCGGTTGAAGAAACGGCAAACAGTATTCTGCGGATATTCAGCTAAGAACAAAACACCAAGCATTCTACCAAATAAAGGTAGGATGTTTTCTTATGTTTTTAAGTATTTCATGTAGCAATTTATGTATTTGTGTATTATAATATGTATTTGTGTAAAAATGTGTGTACAAGCTTTGTTACAGGGGAGGCGTAATCTGAAAAATAAAACATTGCCAATGCAGGAGGATTCTCTGTTATCAATGTAGAATTAATTATAGAGTTGCAAGGTTTACGTCCCTGTATAACGAGGTACAATGGTAATGGGCAAAACGCTAAAAGACTGTATAAAGAATGATCCTTCTTCATATAGAAGGAGATTTTTTGACAAATGATAAAAATATTGTCGAATTTTTAAAGGATTTTTTTCGTTCATCTCGAATTAATTAAAGTACGGTGATGAAAATGCCAGGTTTTATTCCAGAGGAGACGGTTGAAAAAATTCGTAAAGCCAATGACATTGCCGATGTTATCAGCGAATATGTACAACTAAAGAAACAAGGGAAAAATTATGTGGGTCTCTGCCCTTTCCATGCTGAAAAGACACCTTCTTTTTCCGTAACCCAAGATAAACAAATTTTTCATTGCTTTGGCTGTGGAAAAGGCGGTAATGTGATAAATTTTATCATGGAAATGGAAAGTTACTCCTTTTATGATGCACTGAAGCTCCTTGCCAATCGAAGTGGAATCGAACTGCCGACGAAGGATATGCCCCAGCAAAGTTCGCTCTCACAGGAGAATCAAACAATTTTATCTGCTAATGAATGGTTACAAAAACTATACCATCATTTGCTTCGATTTACAAAGGACGGAAAAGAAGGATATCAATATTTGCTTGACCGGGGAATCACAGAGGAAGTAATCGATCAATTCCAATTAGGCTTTGCGCCGAATGTAAAAGATTTTGTTCCCGAATTTCTTCGTAAAAAAGGTTACCATCAGCAAACTTTGGTAAAAGCCGGATTGCTTTCATTGAGGGACGATAATACGGTTGTTGATCGTTTCAGAGGCAGGGTCATATTCCCGATTCGTAACCACTTGGGGAAGACGGTTGCTTTTGGTGGAAGGGCTATTGCTGATCAGGAGCCGAAATATTTAAATAGCCCGGAAAGCGATCTGTTTCAAAAAGGGAAACTGTTATTTAACTTCGATCAGGCAAAAAAACATATCCGCTCAACAGGAGAAGTCATCTTGTTTGAAGGGTATATGGATGTGATTGCTGCATTTCAGGCAGATGTTAAAAACGTCATTGCCACATTGGGCACATCTTTGACCGAAAATCAAGCAAAATTGTTAAGAAGATATGTCGATACAGTAATTATTTGTTATGATTCTGACTATGCTGGTATAGAAGCTGCTTATAAGGCGGCAAATTTATTACGCCAAACCGGTTGCGAGGTAAAGGTCGCCTTCATGGAAGATGGGATGGATCCCGATGATTATATTAGAACATATGGTGGCGAGGCATTCAACAACAAGGTAATTAAAGCAAGTGATACCTACATGAGCTTTTACATGCGTTATATGAAAAAGAATTATAATGTAAACCTTGAAGGAGATCGCATACACTATATCGAAATAATCCTAAAGCAGCTCGCAACGATTGATAATGCCGTTGAACGGGAATATTATCTAAAAGAGCTAAGTGAAGAATACGATTTAACGATGGATGCATTAAATCAGGAAATCCAAAAAATCCGCCAAAATATGGGGATGAATAAGGATAGGCAACAAAAGAAACGATATACTACTAACAATGAAAAGGATTCCGCTTCAGCAAAAAAAATGCTGCCTGCCTTTCAAAATGCAGAACGTCGGTTGCTCGCATATATGTTGAAAGATGTTACCATAACCGAAAAAGTCCAGGATACAATTGGCGGATCGTTTAATATGGAAATACATCAAGTTATTGCAACCCACTTGTATGCATATTATGAAGAAGGCTATCCTGCAGATGTTAGCTTATTTATTGACAGACTGACCGACGAAAAAATTATACAGGCTGTCATTGAAATCGCAATGATACCTTTAAATGAAGATATTAGTGATCAGGAAATTAACGATTATATATGGACGATCTTGGCCGAAAATAAAGATATGACCGCAATTAGGAAGTTAAAGGAAGAACAGCGGCAGGCCGAAAAACAAAGTGATCCAATTAAGGCTGCGAAAATTGCCATGGAAATTATAGAGATCCAAAAACAATTAAAGAAACCAATCTGATTAAATGGTTAAAGATAACAGATTACTTACCGATATTTGAACAAACGCATGTTTGTGAGGTATTTACTACCTCATTGGATGAAGTTTTATTTTATAAGAGGTATGAAAGGAGGGGGACTCATGGCTAAAAATGAACCCGCACAAATGAAGGACAATCAAACGACAGAGCAAACGGTTGACCAGGCAAAAAATCAATTGCTCGAAATAGGAAAGAAACGCGGTGTACTTGCATACGAGGAAGTTGCCGATCGATTGTCAGGGTTTGAAATAGAATCAGATCAAATGGATGAATTTTATGAGTACCTGAACGAACAAGGTGTGGAGATAATTGGTGAGTCAGACGAAGACCCCAAAATGCAACAAATCGCAAAGGAAGAAGAATTTGATCTGAACGACTTAAGTGTCCCGCTTGGTATTAAAATTAATGATCCGGTACGTATGTATCTAAAGGAAATTGGCAGAGTTGACTTGTTATCTGCAGCAGAAGAGATTGATCTGGCAACCCGGATTGAGCAAGGTGATGAGGAAGCAAAAAGACGTTTGGCCGAGGCTAACCTACGTCTGGTTGTTAGTATTGCTAAGCGATATGTGGGCAGAGGAATGCTGTTTTTGGATCTCATTCAAGAAGGCAACATGGGTTTAATGAAGGCTGTGGAAAAATTTGATTTCCGTAAAGGATTCAAGTTCAGTACGTATGCTACATGGTGGATTCGCCAGGCAATAACCAGAGCAATTGCGGATCAGGCACGGACAATTCGTATACCTGTTCATATGGTCGAAACCATCAATAAACTCATTCGTGTACAACGTCAGCTGCTACAGGATTTAGGCCGTGAACCATCCCCTGAGGAAATTGGTGAAGAAATGGATCTATCTCCTGACAAAGTTCGTGACATCCTGAAAATTGCCCAAGAACCGGTATCACTG is a window of Lentibacillus daqui DNA encoding:
- the glyS gene encoding glycine--tRNA ligase subunit beta, producing the protein MAKDVLFEIGLEEMPARFIDDAEKQLRDKTEKWLNELRISFSVVVSYSSPRRLAVLIKDMAEEQAMLEEEAKGPALKIAKDADGNWTKAAIGFTKGQGKTVDDIYTKDVNGTSYIFVKKHIEGSRSISMLPSFKGIIESIKFPQNMHWGKESLKYVRPIRWIVALYDEKVIPFTIADVTTGRQTRGHRFLGDVIELGHPKEYVEKLAENFVIVEPDKREKMITEGIRTLESQKEIQIPIAADLLAEVRNLVEYPTVFIGEFDQSFLQLPSEVLITSMKEHQRYFPVKSRSDELLPYFVGVRNGDNQGLKTVVKGNEKVLKARLSDAQFFYDEDQKHSISFYLQKLQKVVFQEKLGTIHDKVERVVYLTKQIADVLGIDAFQKQRAIRTAEISKFDLVTNMVDEFTDLQGVMGEKYAILFGEDHTVAKAIAEHYQPRHAAGELPETTEGAIVSVADKLDTIVGCISVGLVPTGSQDPYGLRRQAIGILKILQHENWKIPVWQLLDMTQQLYRTLDIEQAEAELVKKELDEFLRLRATYLLKEAGIEPDIIQAVLANRLGIVGYTISKARILSDKRGQEVFKPTEEAFTRVLNIAKKADKKEVDVELFETPSEAFLYKKYQEVITAYKTANESLEAEQALKELSSLTDAIHNFFEHNMVMAKDETIRENRLALIHSIATLINDYADMTKISWKQHF
- a CDS encoding helix-turn-helix transcriptional regulator, with product MELSNRQEQIIEIVKANGPITGEQIAQRLSLSRATLRPDLAILTMAGFLDARPRVGYFFTGKTGSELLTEKMKKFKVHEYQSIPIVVRENASVYDAISTMFLEDVGTLFVVDNQACLTGVLSRKDLLRASIGKQDLNDIPVHIIMTRMPNMTVCRKDDLLLDAAKQLINKQIDGLPVIKDGEEGPEVIGRITKTTITKAFVELITDEHL
- a CDS encoding pyruvate, water dikinase regulatory protein; this encodes MGSKPLVYVLSDSVGETADLVIKAGLSQFNNGEYKIHRVPYVEDKQTIDETLVLAKEQQGIIGFTLVDPVLRNYLNQEAGKLGVEAIDIMGPMMDAMERLFGKPRLEPGLVHKLDEDYFKRVEAVEFAVKYDDGRDPRGIARADIILIGVSRTSKTPLSQYLAHKRLKVANVPIVPEVEPPEELFEVDPDKCIGLRINPVKLNDIRKERLKTLGLGDQATYANMGRIQQELEYFDQVVGKIGCRVIDVSNKAVEETANSILRIFS
- the dnaG gene encoding DNA primase, which translates into the protein MPGFIPEETVEKIRKANDIADVISEYVQLKKQGKNYVGLCPFHAEKTPSFSVTQDKQIFHCFGCGKGGNVINFIMEMESYSFYDALKLLANRSGIELPTKDMPQQSSLSQENQTILSANEWLQKLYHHLLRFTKDGKEGYQYLLDRGITEEVIDQFQLGFAPNVKDFVPEFLRKKGYHQQTLVKAGLLSLRDDNTVVDRFRGRVIFPIRNHLGKTVAFGGRAIADQEPKYLNSPESDLFQKGKLLFNFDQAKKHIRSTGEVILFEGYMDVIAAFQADVKNVIATLGTSLTENQAKLLRRYVDTVIICYDSDYAGIEAAYKAANLLRQTGCEVKVAFMEDGMDPDDYIRTYGGEAFNNKVIKASDTYMSFYMRYMKKNYNVNLEGDRIHYIEIILKQLATIDNAVEREYYLKELSEEYDLTMDALNQEIQKIRQNMGMNKDRQQKKRYTTNNEKDSASAKKMLPAFQNAERRLLAYMLKDVTITEKVQDTIGGSFNMEIHQVIATHLYAYYEEGYPADVSLFIDRLTDEKIIQAVIEIAMIPLNEDISDQEINDYIWTILAENKDMTAIRKLKEEQRQAEKQSDPIKAAKIAMEIIEIQKQLKKPI
- the rpoD gene encoding RNA polymerase sigma factor RpoD encodes the protein MAKNEPAQMKDNQTTEQTVDQAKNQLLEIGKKRGVLAYEEVADRLSGFEIESDQMDEFYEYLNEQGVEIIGESDEDPKMQQIAKEEEFDLNDLSVPLGIKINDPVRMYLKEIGRVDLLSAAEEIDLATRIEQGDEEAKRRLAEANLRLVVSIAKRYVGRGMLFLDLIQEGNMGLMKAVEKFDFRKGFKFSTYATWWIRQAITRAIADQARTIRIPVHMVETINKLIRVQRQLLQDLGREPSPEEIGEEMDLSPDKVRDILKIAQEPVSLETPIGEEDDSHLGDFIEDQEALSPSDHAAYELLKEQLEDVLDTLTDREENVLRLRFGLDDGRTRTLEEVGKVFGVTRERIRQIEAKALRKLRHPSRSKRLKDFLE